The nucleotide sequence ACAAAATAAGTTTTAGAAAGTTAGGGAAGTGCCGAAGATGATTTTTATGGTAGTAAATACGCGTATGCGTAGTATCCGCTGTAAATTTACAACAGTTGAGTGAAAACTTATATATCTTATAATTGTTCGTGTTCTCTATATTGGTTTATATGtagtttatgtatttttttttaccaGAGCCAATAAGTATAAAAtagatgttttaaaattattttagaatgaattttatgtaattttaggttataaaatgCCACAAACCtgtaaaagttgaaatatctCTTTAAAACAGCTTATAAtctatattttggattttctatCAATAAGCGAAATAAGAAATCAGAGGTGGTGACTCAAAAAATCTTGTGACTTGTGACATTCAAAATCGCAAAGGCGCAATTACTTCGATCAAGATTAAGACAGTGAATATTggataaaagtatttttctacGAAGGAAGAACATTTTACGAGTTACTTTTCCAATGAAGATgatttgtaattgtaattaCACTGATGGATTTCcttaaaaatgagttttccaGAAGATTCTAGTGAATGGATACTTTTTATTGATGCTCCAAAAATCTCAGATATCTTTGGTGCCaagtgagaaaattttttgcCACCTCTTTATATAAAGTTGGGATTCAcgaaaaactttgtaaaagcTACGAATAATGAtgatgcatttttttttcaatatctaaaaacaaaatttcctcgaATCAGTGACGCAAAATTGAAGGAAGGAATTTTTGTAGGTCCGCAGATACGTGAACTAAAAAAAGACGAAACTTTTGATTCGAAGTTGAGTAAAGCAAAAAGAGAGCTTCTACGgaaacttttcataattttcttcggAATACAAAAGCTGAGAACAACCAACAAATCATTCGGGAGCTTTCTTTCTGTTTATGAAGCTTTAGGATCCAATATATCACTCAAGATGCAATTTTTAGACTCTCTCCTATATTTCTTTCCTAAAAATCTTGAAGCCGTATCAGATGAACATGGTTAAAGGTTTCATCAGGATATAATGCAGATCGAAAAACGCTACGGTGGGAAATGGTCGGCGGCAATgcttgctgatttttttttggtcaATTCGACAAGAAACTTCAATAGAAACGATTTACAGGAAAAAACCacaaaataacttaaattttctcaacatataaaataattgaccaatatttatttattttgtgacTATATTCTAGGATCTTGACTATAAAACTTAGaccgtaatatttttttatttcgttatgataattgataatttaacaatattgtttgttaattaaataGATATTATATTAGAAATCTACGTGTGTTGTATATCAGATTCCATGTTTAGAGAACAAAATATGTTGAATCCATGCatgaaaataagaaagaaaaaaatattgtttcgcGAAACTGTAAATTTTATAGTATAGCTAAATATAAATGCCGTGATTCTATGAGCAAATAGGCTTCTGTTTTGTAGCGATAGTAATTCCATGGGTAATCGTTTTTTCAGTTGCCtgggaaaatattatattagtatCTACGTATCGAAAACGCGGatgcttatttttattataggtattttttagatttaaattcattcatatgTAAGCATTTGAGATATTGCTGGATATTCTAATTatgatttttgatttgttttataaatttgataaattattttcctaaGTAAATAAATCAACAACTAATACCTCTAAATCtccattatatttttgaaaataatttcttggtTTATAGTTATTGGAAACATATTTAAACcgttttatgtttatattagtTTCAACTCCAAGCtcttaaatacaaaattaatcatataactagaaaactatatttttaaattttcaaagactaaaTATTGTTCAGACTCCACTCCATCtaaacaaattcaatataaagCATGGGCGCGCTCTATGTCGAGCACATAGTGAAGTTCATTTGATTTGACCTTGTGAATGATTTTGCTACACAGACCTGAAAAACTAAGCAATACTTTGTGTCCATAATCGTTGGATCAAACTTGGTGACAGTAGAATGTATTGCAGTACTATTATAAACTATACCTTTCGTTAAATGGTGTGGATATATTGTTAGAAACACGTGGTAACAATGGTGAAAAAAAACACGTGTGAGGTTAGTATTTATAACAAAGTTCGAGTATTTTTTTCACATGTCTAAAAGGCTGAGGGTTTTTGAAGGATATTTCCGGGATTCGAAGCCatagataatatgaattttactTGCACATTCCACACCTGATTAGTTTATATTCTAAGAATTTGATAAAAGGAACTATATTTTATTGACAGTCAAAATATAGAGTACTAAATACAGACTGCTGCTTACACATATTCTGCAAACAACTTTTTTAGAGGTGTATGCACATCATTATCAAGTTCCCtacttaagttggaatttctgtaACCGATGGCGATATTCATTCTGAaaatactgtttacaccaacactcacaattacactgtctgacagtttaccttcggtctctgaagacgataaccaagTGATAAGAAGACTTCTATTTATATCTGGGATTTCTAGGTTTTGATGGgctttgatattaaaaatggCTCCcttggatttttgtaggttattGTAGCATATTTTTGTGTATTAAAGCTTCTTTGGAGCTTTATCATTAGACGCTACTCGGATTACGTCCAAGGCCTCAATGTAGTTAGAGGAGCTCGGACAGATTTGTATTCAAGCGAAACGCTTTAAAATAAATGCTTCAGTAACCAGCGAAAAAGGATAGATAGATAACAGTTATATTGGGAGTCATTTTAGTGCTTCTTAACGTCAGGACTTCTTTCTTTCTCTCTTTTTTCATAGTCTTTAGCCTCTTGAGAAGTAAATGTCAACAAGATGTTGGTTTTGGCCTTGTTGTTACTCGAATACCTTCAGTCTTAATCTTGATTGCGCTTATTTAGTCTAGGTCTTGCTCTTGGTCTTATGTATTCAGTTGTCATCCTACTTATTAGAACTTTTTATCGACCTTTTTCATCCTCTTACATGAAAAAGCTTGGTTtgattgatagaaaaaatatattttactttgtGTTACTTTCCAATGTTTGCAAGGTTACAGAAAACACCAGACATCAGTGAATTTCGGAAATTATCACTACTGCCACTAGTTTTTCAATCGTGTACGTTCAACAATATAAGGAGTTTTTTTAATGACTTGCGAATTAGTGAAGATTGACTGAAGAGCAATAACTAGTTGGCAATGAAGTTGAGAGGGTTTGCAAGCAATCCATGTAAATTTGTTCGATTAATCGTTCATGTATCAAGGCACAAAAATCATACTTTATGTCCCGGAGCCGGTTATTAGTTGCCGATGCGACACAACCAACCGATGCGACACAACCAACCAGATCAgtaataaaaagagattttagtGCCACATTACATATTACCTCCGATAATTCTAAAATCACCACTCATGTGGACAGCACTACGCAAACAGCTAgtgcaaagaaaaatcgatgcccagtgtaaaatgggaatacacacgGGCAAAATAACGACGGCGACGAAAGAagatttcaacaaaatgaagatgctcctgagcgagtataAGGAGATTGAGTGGTATATCTACCTATTCAATGAGGAAAAGGAGAGGAAGCTCGTCATAAAAGGACTGGCTGTTAATACCCCAGTGTCGGAGGTACGGAAAGAACTGAGGGAAAATGGATTAAGACCCAAAAAAGTATGGCAACTGACAAGCCGTACACAAAGAAAGGAGGACAACACCCGAAAACTACTACCTGTATATATGGTAGTAATAGAACCGACGtataagaagttgagatacctctgccacacaaaaataagtgtggtagaacaaaaaaggcacgacggacctgtacaatgttacagatgtcagggattccatcacggacagagcacgtgcaacatggacgtgcactgCGTGAGATGCGCGGGAGCGCATAGAGCGGCGGAATGCACGCTCAGCAAGACGGAAAAACCGAATTGCAGGAACTGCGAAGGAGAacaccccgcaaactacaaGGGGTGCCCAAAACACCCGAAAAAGATGGAAAACAGCCAAGCTAAGAACACCACGCAAACAGGACGCACTTACGCACAAGCTGCGAAGAAAACGACAACGACAGGAGAGAAACACCAGAGCTACTGAGTGTGCTGCAGAACATGCAGACACTCATAGCAACACTCATTGCCCAACAGAAGTAAACTACAAGAGGACACTccccgacacggtaattctGCATTTCACAAGCAAATGTAGagaaaacacacacacacattaagacgtccagaacaagaagccaagagtgtatagccgacaggctaatctcttaacaaaaagataagacatcccagaatctcccatagacctcAGGGGAGAGGAAGGATTCTACACATgaaactgcgacgtgaaagaggatgaggacctgtcgaaatgacagggggtggttggaatgttcttcttcgcacccacttgtagatttatccgggggtggatgcccagagggacgggctcgtctcaagggaaatTGTGTGTGTGCATTACATATTATGTGTTTTTGGTGCATTTATTCGTAATTTGAAAAGGTTGTGAACTGGCTGATGTGTAATCGACTGCTTTCGAACATGAAGCGGATAAAAGTTCAGTTACTACTGAGATATTCAGATAAACAAATGTGTAttccttttcaatattttttaatatttatttctcttcTTCCAAATATACCAAACATGTCCTCACTTACACAGCTGAATCTACTGAAGTTATGAAATTTTGAGAGTAGGTTCCTTTTTAAACTTAATCTTTacttaagaaaatatttttgcttaCTCCGTACCTGAAGGGGTCGATTTTGAAGATTGTATTTTCAAACTTTGTGTGTGGGCTtgacatgaaaaaattgtaactaAACATATTTGAAGTTTTAACGATGAAAGGTCAGAATAGGAGTAAAGCATTTTCGATCGTTAATTTTATAGCTAGTATTctccaattttttgataatttagtggttgaaaaacaataacaatCATGCAGATTTTTGGCAATTATCCATGAAAATTATGGATAGGGGGATAGAAGTCTGTATATAAAAGTTTAAATGATAGTAACTGTGGAGTTGTTTAGAGAAGGTTTAGAATTAAGAAATGGTAACTTAGTATTTCTGCGTTTTTGAATATTCAGCTCTCAAAGGGGTACTAGTCCATCAATCTTGAAGTTGGAGTGTTTCAATTTTGTGTTTAGgataagaatttgaaaataatggacacctattttacgagtttctataatTTCGCCTGCTGAGGGGTGGGAAGGTtatgtaattttatatgaaaagtcTTTCagcttaataattttcaaataattcacaaaaaccatctattttatcaattttgttttattatgtaatatgtaaatataattgTTATATTCAATTACTAAAGCTTTGTTTCGATTTTTCGTTACATTTAGAAACTGTTTCATTTCCTCAACTCATGACAAATTCAATTTAATGTAGTCAATATTCTATTAACCTATCAGCTACATACTCATAATTATCTTTCATAATTACAGACAGAAACCCAAAACGTGacatttaatctttttttaaattatcacaCTAACAAACAACATGTGACAAACAATTTTTACAGCAAATTTTAATTTGCAgttgatattagaaaaattatctGATAATTTTATTCACATGACAAtgtatttcaatgaaatttatcTTAATTAATTGAGCTTGTTAAGcttcaaattataattgaaacaatttattatttttttgttaaatcgaGTAATATTGTGCAATACAGAATATGGTTTTTACGTATACAGATAATACTGGGTGTTGATGTTCGCATTAATATTGTTACAATATAATTagtaatatgtttatttttttagctttttaCAGACAATTCATTCCCAGATTTTTCCCACTTGCTAATCTTGCAAATGAAATACtaagataatattttttcccttattcttaatttttcttcatcatttctcGTTAGTGTGACATTATTATAGatagaaaaatagaagaatCGGATTTGTGACactataaaaataagtaaaagacaaataattagcaataattcgtttatttttataacgagaaggtatttatttattacgaaacattgtaatgataataaaaatttcatttattgttgtTATCAAACTATAAATATCCgatattgaatattatcaaattataaaatacctTTCTGAAAATAATGGTAGGAAATGATATAATAACATACCGTATATAGAAAATTAGCAGCCATCCAAGAACTATTGGTAAAAGCATTTACAAAATTCAAGAGCAAATATTGAGGAAatgaataaacataaaataattcaGCAGAATTTTTTTTGCTACAGCAGAAATCCAATGGAAGCAATTAGCTTGAAGTCATTTGATTGACAAATGGAAAAACATAtacttagaaatataaatataaaacttacTTCATTCACACCCGATGCTAAGTATTCAACGATAGCGCTGTGCGAGTTAAAGTAGTCTACAAATCATTGAAATAGTCCAGCACAAGTTGCAAAAGAGCATCGTGGATGCGTgatacattcaaaatatttccatagaGAACTGAATATGAAAAGTGGTGACCAAACTATAGTCAAATTTGTCTCAATTCACAAACTACATCTTCCTTGACATAGTTAGCTGGAAGCTACTGATTGATATTGAGATCAGAATGTTAGGTTAACACAATAAAgcgaaaaaataattgataataaaaatggcCCGAAAATATAcccaattgaatttttttccatcatCCTTTCTAACATTGATTATTTGTTCTACTACAAAATTTATCATCAATAACGTAATTGATTTAGTAGGTAGTAatttgaagcaaaaaaaaatgttgaattctaAGTACCAATATCCCTAAGACGAAGCAAGattaccaaaaattaattttcatattatcacTTGTTTCTAGGCAATTTTAGAAGATTTCATGAACGTTCGCAGCGGCCCCTAAATCGTActtgtttccatttttaaaaataaaaacagagaaTGATGAAAATTGACTATTGTCATcaaatcaaaagtatatttatttgtcTTTAATCTAATTTTCTATCTTATATCTGCTTATTACTATTATATTGTCAGTCTACGCTGACAATCATCGTCAGTATCATTTACACTATCATAATTAAAAGTGGATCAATTACGTTACAAAAGACAAAAGTCTTCACCTACCCCAATAACAGAAGCTGTCGCAAGTAgacaatgaaaatttcttttaaaaaatcatcacaTGAGCGGCatttaatcttcttcttcttctacttcttggagATCTGTCGATCTGTTAATTCTGAAGCTGCCTCTGCATCTTTTCCTGAGAGATGGATTGCCAATTATCTTTCCACCTTTTAGGTGGTCTCCCGGGAGGCCTTGAGCCGGGCGGGTTGTTTTCTAGGAATATTCTCGGAAGTCTGTTCTCGTTCATCCATCTTACATTGTTGTACCACTGCCTCTTACGTTGTCTTCCTCATCTTACAATGTCTTGTATCCCGCACTGCTTGCTCTTTGACATCTGTGTTTCTTACTCCGTCTCTTCTTGTTTTCCCCACTATTAGTGTTTTCATCTCAGCCACCCTTAGCATTTGTTTCTTCTTGTTGGTGTCCTCTTGGACTTCCGTGCCGTACGTCATGATGGGTCTGATAAAAGTCTTGTAGATTCTAATTTTGCTATCTTTGCGCATGTACGGGTTGGACCAGACTATATCTCGCAGGTATCCTGATAGTGCGGATGCTTTGTTAATCTGGCTTCTTGGGTCTTTAACTGGGTCGGGGGTACTTGATATGTCTGTGCCCAGATTTCTGAATTGCATCACTTGTTCTATGGGATTGTCCTCCACCACCAGCTTACATCTGAGCGGATCCTTCGCGATTGTCATACATTTGGTTTTGCTGATAGAAATGTTCATATTGAGTTGGCGGCTTATCAAGAAAAACTGGAAGAGTTCTCTCTGTAGGTCGTTTTCTGATTCGGCGATGACTGCTGCATCATCGGCGTAGCACACCATACCAACTCTTTTGTTGCCCATTCTGTATCCGAGCTTGAGACATGTtactttgtttataattttatccaTGAGGATATCAAACAAAAAGGTACTTAGACTGTCACCCTGTCTAATTCCCCCCGGTGTTGGGATATTTTCAGTGAATTGATCTCCTTCTTGACCTTTGTTACGTTATTGTTATTTAGGTTAAGGATTATTaaggattattattattaaggaTTATCTTCGTTATGTTTGCTGGTGCCTTATTTTCCAtcaatatatgcaaaatgtctCCAAACCGGACCCTATCAAACGCCTTTGTTAGGTCAATGAAGCAGATATATGCTGGCATATTTATCTAACTCCACCTGGTCATCCAatgggtggattgagtagctctTCGGATGGTACCGCCATGCACACATAAGGACTAGCGCTATTCCTTATTTGCTATTCAAATCCGGACAACAACCGATTACCATCGAACTTCTTTGTATAGTTAAATACCCAGAGGTCTGTAAACTATATTACTACTTTAAGAAGAGACCCATAACTTTACCTTGTAAACATAGTGGCGTAGATAAAATTCTATTAAATGATATTGTTTCAGTGTctgaaatattattcatttatgaatattattatttaaaagtacTATGGATCAAAAAGGATATGCATATACTTATATAGAACTTTTATTTTTCCCTCACATAAATCTATCCTAGTTGAAAAAGTTATTATCATCAGATGAAATGGGAATAAAAACAGTATACTATACAATCATATTTTATCACAGTCTTAGGTCAACCGCActtaaatttttctctttatatcTTCCAGCTGCCACCGGGTTATCATTTTGTAATcttaaaaaatacttaatttcaggtttaaaaaacttgatatataaatttggatGCAACAATTGAAACTAATGTTCATAAAAACTACCGAAATTGGAGCATAAAAAAGACACAAGTGttctaaattttgtaaattgcttAAAACCTTACTGAGTTTGACTAAGTATGCGTTCACATTGGCAACGCTCAAGCGGTGAGTATCGAGCAATGCCGCTCCATCGGTGTAAAAATATTTCTGgcattagacttcaaatgaatGTGTTCACATTGCAAAAGACCACCACTCAACGTCACGCGATGCAACGCATCGTGCCGCTCGAGCTTCgatcttcttaatttttttgagcCGCATCGCCTTTGTGGTACACTAGttgatgtttatattttttttaagtatggAATCGAAACAGGGAAATATTAGTCCAGGAAGGGTACTCAGTGTCTCCAGCATATTCTTCAGGAACACAAGCTTGTGGATTGTAAAACATCTAATACCAGTTATAAgcattattcttttttttttcgttttgtaaACGTAAACATAAACATGCAAATAAAAATGCATAACCTTTACCTTAGTGCAAAATACAATCTTTCTGGCGGAGAAATAGGCTTTTTTAAAttagttgttttcttttgaagtcgatgcttgatttttccCAGAATGTAATCAAACGTTTCCATTGacactaaaaactgaaaaaaatcttattggATCACTGCGAAGTTCATGATAAATGTGAAGGAATTCGCTATAAGAAAGTCTATTTCTATTAAGTTTATGAATGCCTTGTATTTTCttgcttttctttttttctttaaagttAGCGTTCGCAGTCGTATACTTTCTTTTAGTAATAATCGCTTGGATACCAAATTCATTACGTCCTTTTGGTTCGAAAGctagaaaataactaaaacgacGCTTAACCAATTTGAACAGGACAACGTGCGCGATGACATCGCAAAAGCGGCATCGCTCGACGCTCAATGCTTGAGCGTGCCAATGTGAACGCACACTAaaagaaatgcaaaaaaaaagaaaatctagCACGGGTACATGCGTCAGAATCTATTGCTTACCCCATGGACACTAATATGAAGTAAATCAGTTGTTTGTTTGCTCCATACTACTATTTAAGAAGAACAGGTATATGTTAAGCtgattaacaatatattataaatttaaagtgtaaattaaaattataggacaaaatatattatttcttgacatataattcaaatagtttggaatttttttggtattgttATTACAACTGATAAGTTTAACTCATGATACATAATTTATTCTCTTTCCGGCTTGACTCTTATCAAAGATTATTTTTGAACTTGTCGAATCACCTCGTGAAGGTAAGAGACATATGCGTGTCCATTACTTAATAAGTTATATTTTAATCATCACTAATcctttcattataatattagtatatTACACTATCTTTACAAGCTGTAATAAAAACCGAGTAGGTATTGTGATTTGAAATTAgtataaatacacaaaaatgTATACTTTGAATATGCTATTCAACATGCATCTTTTGGTCtcaactattattttattagggCTGACTAACATCAGCGTTAGGGGTGATTTAGTAGCAGTTGTGCAGGTAAATAAATGCCTCATTTGTAAATTTCGAAGTAGTTAAATGTATTTGCAACCCAAATTTGTAAATACCAGTCATTCATTACAGCGCAGACGTATCTATAGATGTAGTTTAAATCTCGCTTTagcttttgtttgtttttttttgaattaagcCTGAATTGATATTCAAGGAAAATAGTGTGATGAGAGAATGTTTTGTCGTTGGTGTATTACATTATCTGTAAAAATACTTCTAGACACTACAAGACTCATAAACATACGTTTACATGAAACAGTTCTGTTTATTTCTAAATCTAATTGATTACTGATAACTTGATGGTGGATGTTAACATTTCTTTCATATATCCAGTTTTGCTATTATGTCCAATGTTTTTCATTTACACTTGTAATTATTTCAACTTGTCAATTTTTCTCTAATACTATTTCTGAGCAATTctcgtcaaatttttatatgtacttGACCTATCATTTTATGTTATGATagaattaataaagaataatacGACCAATAATGGAATTATCATTTCCTCTAGATATTTAGGCATGGACATCGAACGCCTGTATCAACGTTCTCAACAGATCCATATGCTGACTCATCCTATTGGGACTATTTGGATGAAGGACAATTAACGAATGTAAGTATAACTTTTACTCTTAAGAAACTCATATCTATTCCCTGAAgatgaaatttcaattacatttaacaTACATGTGAGAGCCAcgattaacaaaaaatgtacaaactagtgaataaaattgattgaggCAATTTGggtattcagatatttttcgTTCTATTCACTTGATTTGctcatttttaaatgaatttttatagaaaactaaTGATATCTGGCATAGTGTGGAGAGAATTTAATGTGAACTTCGTGTGACCAAATTTTGGTATAGAAGATGCTGACTCCAGAAAACAATACGTGATTCGAATAGGGCCAATACAATATCCAAAACTGGTAAATTAATGaactttttttgattaaatatcacGCAGCGGTAAAGTTACTTGGATCCAAAGATTTTTCCAGGTGCTACGAATTGGTTTTTTTATGC is from Diorhabda sublineata isolate icDioSubl1.1 chromosome 1, icDioSubl1.1, whole genome shotgun sequence and encodes:
- the LOC130452580 gene encoding uncharacterized protein LOC130452580, translating into MGNKRVGMVCYADDAAVIAESENDLQRELFQFFLISRQLNMNISISKTKCMTIAKDPLRCKLVVEDNPIEQVMQFRNLGTDISSTPDPVKDPRSQINKASALSGYLRDIVWSNPYMRKDSKIRIYKTFIRPIMTYGTEVQEDTNKKKQMLRVAEMKTLIVGKTRRDGVRNTDVKEQAVRDTRHCKMRKTT